Proteins found in one Brevibacillus brevis genomic segment:
- a CDS encoding amidohydrolase gives MGVTYWLTNVRLETGYRRENGVVTGTEASLFHILVKDGKFARIAPATEKLTDDILQKDAKGLLALPSFVEKHVHLDKTLQGEPWRAVIPVSNIIERCEIEKRTLPGSPTTTQERAENLLEILLSYGSTHVRTHVDIYPEVGISNLESVKAALATYTDRITHEIVAFPQHGLLRTDAKALLREALRQGATHVGGVDPANVDGDIEESLHQMMELAVEANAGVDLHLHDPGHLGTYTMKRLAAMTVDAGWQGRVAVSHAFALGDIPVQEAEEMATILREAGITIITSVPFSRVIPPVQLLHQNGVDVAVGCDNIFDTWQPYGNGDVLERLWRLAERNRWLDELSLSQSLRFITGGKTTLAANGTQLWPAQGEDASLILVDATCSAEAIARRADRHAVFFKGKLASGQVEEVNV, from the coding sequence ATGGGCGTTACCTATTGGTTGACCAATGTTCGTTTGGAGACGGGCTACCGTCGGGAAAACGGTGTCGTCACGGGGACAGAGGCATCCTTGTTTCACATTTTGGTTAAAGACGGAAAATTCGCGCGCATTGCACCAGCGACAGAGAAGCTTACAGACGATATTTTGCAAAAGGATGCAAAAGGCTTATTGGCACTCCCATCTTTCGTAGAGAAGCATGTTCATTTGGACAAGACGCTTCAGGGAGAACCATGGCGGGCTGTTATTCCTGTGTCCAATATCATTGAACGCTGTGAAATAGAAAAGCGCACACTGCCGGGATCGCCGACAACTACACAAGAGCGTGCGGAGAATCTGCTGGAGATCCTCTTGTCCTATGGCTCGACACATGTGCGTACACATGTGGACATTTACCCGGAAGTGGGAATCTCCAATTTGGAATCAGTAAAAGCAGCATTAGCAACCTACACGGATCGAATCACCCACGAGATCGTGGCATTCCCGCAGCATGGCTTGTTGCGTACAGACGCAAAAGCACTCTTGCGTGAGGCATTGCGCCAAGGTGCGACTCATGTCGGGGGCGTGGACCCAGCTAATGTGGATGGCGATATAGAAGAATCCTTGCACCAAATGATGGAGCTGGCGGTAGAAGCAAACGCAGGTGTGGACTTGCATTTGCATGACCCGGGACATTTGGGAACCTACACAATGAAGCGACTGGCAGCAATGACCGTGGATGCTGGCTGGCAAGGCCGCGTAGCAGTCAGCCATGCGTTTGCGCTCGGAGACATCCCAGTGCAAGAAGCAGAAGAGATGGCGACGATCCTGCGGGAAGCAGGCATTACGATTATCACCAGCGTGCCATTTAGCCGCGTGATCCCACCTGTACAGCTACTGCACCAAAATGGCGTAGACGTTGCGGTCGGCTGCGACAACATTTTTGACACGTGGCAGCCATACGGAAATGGTGATGTGCTGGAACGCCTCTGGCGACTGGCAGAACGCAATCGTTGGCTGGACGAGCTGTCTCTGTCTCAATCTCTGCGTTTTATCACAGGTGGCAAAACGACACTGGCTGCCAACGGAACACAGTTATGGCCTGCACAAGGGGAAGACGCTAGCCTGATCCTCGTGGATGCGACCTGCTCGGCAGAAGCGATTGCGCGCCGTGCAGATCGACACGCTGTATTCTTCAAGGGCAAGCTTGCTTCTGGGCAAGTGGAAGAAGTGAACGTTTAA
- a CDS encoding LysR family transcriptional regulator, protein MELLQLQYFLTVARMEHVTEAARSLHVTQSSLSKTIQRLEEDLGVPLFDRTGRKLRLNEFGSKFLCRVERALFELEQGKLELRDLSNPEHGTLELAVTTASTLPNILREFRKKRPDIQFHVQMLTTQEMVTLLHRGEVDFCLSSPPVQDDDIECQIVFIDPILVAVPRGHRLADRSIVSLTELKDESFVGVKKGYGTRDLVDTICKSVGFAPTYVYEGDEPARLIQLVEAEIGIAFIPSTARDSREQISYLRVENHELVREIALLWHKSRYISRAAQEFREVVVDYFEDVCKLER, encoded by the coding sequence ATGGAACTTCTTCAACTGCAATACTTTCTTACCGTTGCTCGTATGGAGCATGTGACCGAAGCTGCACGAAGCCTGCATGTGACCCAATCGTCCCTTAGTAAAACGATTCAACGATTAGAGGAGGATCTGGGAGTCCCGCTATTTGATCGTACAGGGAGAAAGCTGCGTCTGAATGAGTTCGGAAGCAAATTCCTCTGTCGGGTGGAAAGAGCTCTGTTTGAATTGGAACAAGGGAAACTGGAGCTTCGCGACCTATCCAACCCGGAGCATGGTACTCTTGAATTAGCCGTAACTACTGCGAGCACGCTGCCGAATATCCTTCGCGAGTTTCGGAAAAAGCGGCCCGATATCCAATTTCATGTACAAATGCTGACCACCCAGGAAATGGTTACGCTTCTTCATAGAGGAGAGGTCGATTTTTGCTTGTCCTCCCCTCCTGTACAAGACGATGACATCGAATGTCAAATCGTGTTCATTGACCCTATCCTCGTAGCTGTTCCAAGGGGACATCGACTGGCAGACCGAAGCATCGTATCTTTGACAGAGCTGAAAGATGAATCGTTTGTCGGTGTAAAGAAAGGGTACGGTACACGCGATCTCGTGGACACTATATGCAAGTCGGTTGGATTCGCACCCACCTATGTGTATGAGGGAGATGAACCTGCAAGGCTGATCCAACTGGTGGAAGCAGAAATCGGCATAGCCTTCATACCAAGCACGGCAAGAGATTCTCGTGAACAAATCTCGTATCTAAGAGTCGAGAATCACGAATTGGTACGGGAAATCGCATTATTATGGCACAAGAGTCGGTACATTTCGCGCGCTGCCCAAGAATTCCGTGAGGTTGTTGTCGATTATTTTGAGGATGTATGCAAACTTGAGAGGTGA
- a CDS encoding amidohydrolase produces the protein MKSSPYWIVNARLEIGYEWEEGVISGTRTELCDLLIEHGKITRIVPSSEILEDGLPKKDAKGLLILPSMAEKHIHLEKTYYGGPWKATTPVKNLFERHAEDRGLLPMYLKQAQTGAENILSLLVETGVTHVRTHCHVDPQVGLGFLEGMKSAFETYADRVSHEIVAFPHYGMLRTQARDMVREALRQGATHVGGVDPGGVDGDIERSLQTMLELAVEADADIDMHLHDPGHLGVFTMKRLAALTEEAGWQGRVTISHAMGLGDVSQEEAKEMAQRLASLGISIASTVPINRPTIPIPLLHQEGVAVMLGNDSLTDNWTPFGSGDLLEKAGRLAERFRLTDERSLGVALGFVTEGRITLDDTGNRLWPLAGDEASLMAVEATCSAEAVARRAKRKVVLFQGNRVAGEW, from the coding sequence GTGAAATCTTCTCCTTATTGGATCGTCAACGCTCGACTGGAAATCGGGTATGAGTGGGAAGAAGGCGTGATCAGTGGAACGCGGACAGAGCTGTGCGATTTGCTTATTGAGCATGGAAAAATCACACGCATTGTCCCTTCCAGTGAAATTTTGGAGGATGGGCTGCCTAAAAAGGACGCGAAAGGCTTACTGATCTTGCCGTCTATGGCCGAGAAGCACATTCATCTGGAAAAAACGTATTACGGCGGCCCATGGAAGGCAACAACTCCCGTAAAAAACTTGTTCGAACGCCACGCTGAGGACAGAGGGCTGTTGCCGATGTATCTCAAGCAGGCACAGACAGGAGCAGAAAATATTCTCTCGCTGCTGGTGGAAACAGGAGTGACACATGTAAGAACGCATTGTCATGTGGACCCACAGGTTGGTCTTGGGTTTTTGGAAGGAATGAAAAGTGCGTTTGAGACGTATGCAGACCGTGTCTCCCACGAAATTGTTGCTTTCCCGCATTATGGGATGCTGCGTACACAAGCACGCGACATGGTACGTGAGGCACTGCGTCAAGGCGCCACTCATGTAGGCGGCGTCGATCCGGGTGGAGTCGACGGCGACATCGAGCGTTCCCTGCAAACGATGCTAGAGCTGGCAGTCGAAGCGGATGCCGATATTGACATGCATTTGCATGATCCGGGGCATCTCGGCGTGTTTACGATGAAGCGCCTCGCTGCTCTGACGGAAGAGGCAGGCTGGCAGGGACGTGTCACGATTAGTCACGCGATGGGATTGGGCGATGTTTCACAGGAGGAAGCTAAAGAGATGGCACAACGACTCGCCTCGCTTGGCATTTCTATTGCATCGACCGTGCCAATCAATCGCCCGACCATTCCGATTCCGTTGCTGCATCAAGAAGGGGTTGCCGTCATGCTCGGCAACGATAGCCTGACAGACAATTGGACACCCTTTGGCAGCGGAGACTTGTTGGAAAAAGCAGGACGACTGGCTGAACGCTTCCGCTTGACGGATGAAAGATCGTTAGGCGTAGCACTCGGCTTTGTGACAGAAGGGCGGATCACTCTCGATGACACCGGGAATCGCCTGTGGCCATTGGCTGGAGATGAGGCGAGCCTGATGGCGGTCGAAGCGACATGTTCAGCAGAAGCAGTTGCGAGACGTGCGAAGCGCAAGGTCGTGCTTTTCCAAGGCAACCGGGTAGCGGGTGAGTGGTAG
- a CDS encoding ABC transporter ATP-binding protein, producing MMTTQANPTKKPLLEVKNLKQHFPIKGGILGRTVNHVKAVDDISFTIHEGETLSIVGESGCGKSTTGRAILRLDEPTSGTVLFEGQDLLAMSKKQMRDMRKHLQVIFQDPFASLNPRQSVSAILGEALAIQNIVPAHQRRDRIIELLGYVGLRPDQIDRFPHEFSGGQRQRIGIARALAMQPKLIICDEAVSALDVSIQAQVLNLLKSLQKQFKLTYLFISHDLGVVRHISDRVMVMYLGKVVEIADKKSLFDNPQHPYTQALLSAIPVPDINKKQERIILRGDVPSPINPPQGCRFHTRCPYAIDRCKTEVPGLTSLHDTHQVACHLAQV from the coding sequence ATGATGACGACACAAGCGAATCCAACGAAAAAACCACTGCTGGAAGTAAAAAATCTCAAGCAGCACTTCCCGATCAAAGGCGGCATTTTAGGCCGTACCGTCAACCATGTAAAAGCCGTGGATGACATCAGCTTCACGATCCATGAAGGAGAAACACTGAGTATTGTAGGCGAATCCGGTTGTGGCAAATCTACTACCGGTCGTGCCATCCTCCGCCTGGATGAACCGACGAGCGGAACGGTACTATTCGAGGGACAAGATTTACTGGCGATGTCCAAGAAGCAAATGCGCGACATGCGCAAGCATTTGCAGGTCATTTTCCAGGACCCATTTGCTTCGCTCAACCCGCGCCAATCTGTATCCGCTATTCTCGGAGAAGCGTTGGCGATTCAAAATATCGTACCTGCCCATCAACGCCGTGATCGCATTATCGAGCTGCTCGGCTATGTAGGCTTGCGTCCGGACCAAATTGACCGCTTCCCGCATGAGTTCAGCGGTGGACAACGCCAACGAATCGGGATTGCGCGTGCGCTCGCGATGCAGCCGAAGCTGATCATTTGTGACGAAGCCGTATCGGCACTCGACGTATCTATTCAGGCTCAAGTGTTGAATCTCCTGAAATCGTTGCAAAAGCAATTCAAGCTGACGTATTTGTTCATCTCCCATGACCTCGGCGTCGTTCGTCACATCTCGGATCGCGTCATGGTGATGTACCTCGGTAAAGTGGTAGAGATCGCGGATAAAAAGTCGCTGTTCGACAACCCGCAGCATCCTTACACGCAGGCACTTTTGTCTGCGATTCCGGTTCCGGATATTAACAAAAAGCAGGAGCGGATCATTTTGCGCGGAGATGTCCCTTCTCCCATCAATCCTCCTCAGGGCTGCCGCTTCCATACGCGTTGCCCGTATGCGATTGATCGTTGCAAAACAGAAGTACCTGGGCTGACGAGTTTGCACGACACGCACCAAGTCGCCTGCCACCTTGCCCAAGTCTAA
- the nikC gene encoding nickel transporter permease: MKVEIAPTNQALPPKAAAARPSRWRTFYRKLRKNKLAMVGGCIVIFYIAIALLAPFIAPHDPYEIDLVNKLKPPSSEHWMGTDDKGRDVLSRLLYGTQLSMSVGFVAVFIGAFFGIILGLLSGYYGGWVDTVISRIIDVLLAFPGILLSLAIVSALGPSLFNVMIAVGIFSIPVFARIVRGSTLTVKKLEYIDAIRSLGANDFTIIFRHIFPNILSPIIVQATMRLATAILSAAGLSFLGLGAQPPLPEWGAMLSNGRDFLFTAPHLAMFPGFAIATLVLGFNIFGDGLRDALDPRMKQ; encoded by the coding sequence ATGAAGGTTGAGATCGCACCAACCAATCAAGCTCTTCCGCCGAAAGCAGCGGCTGCACGCCCTAGCAGATGGCGGACTTTTTACAGGAAACTACGAAAAAACAAACTCGCCATGGTAGGCGGCTGTATCGTGATTTTTTACATCGCGATTGCCCTGTTGGCACCATTTATCGCTCCCCATGATCCATATGAGATTGACTTGGTTAATAAGTTGAAGCCACCATCTTCTGAACACTGGATGGGTACCGATGACAAAGGTCGGGATGTACTGAGCCGTCTTTTATACGGAACACAGCTCTCGATGTCCGTCGGATTTGTTGCTGTCTTTATTGGTGCATTTTTCGGAATTATTCTCGGCTTATTATCCGGTTACTACGGAGGCTGGGTAGATACAGTCATCTCCCGTATCATCGATGTCCTGCTCGCCTTCCCGGGAATCCTGCTATCTCTAGCCATTGTCAGTGCCTTAGGGCCAAGTCTCTTTAACGTGATGATCGCCGTTGGTATCTTCTCGATTCCTGTATTTGCACGGATCGTCCGCGGCTCAACCTTGACCGTGAAAAAACTGGAGTACATCGATGCGATCCGCTCACTCGGTGCCAATGACTTCACGATTATCTTTAGACACATTTTTCCAAACATTTTGTCTCCTATTATCGTACAAGCAACGATGCGCCTCGCTACTGCGATTCTTTCCGCGGCTGGCCTTTCGTTCCTCGGACTGGGAGCACAGCCTCCTCTGCCGGAGTGGGGCGCCATGCTCAGTAACGGACGCGACTTCTTGTTTACCGCTCCGCATCTGGCCATGTTCCCTGGTTTCGCTATTGCAACTCTTGTTCTCGGCTTCAACATCTTTGGGGACGGCCTCAGGGACGCTCTCGATCCACGAATGAAACAATAG
- a CDS encoding ABC transporter ATP-binding protein: MPEQQDIILDVRNLQTHFFTEDGVSKAVDGVDFSLNRGETLGLVGESGCGKSITSLSILRLIASPPGKIVGGEILFKGQDLTKKSEADMRAIRGNEISMIFQEPMTSLNPVYSVGEQIAEVLRLHQNMGRKEAWDKAVDMLRLVGIPSPEKRATQEPHELSGGMRQRVMIAMALACRPEILIADEPTTALDVTIQAQILELMKKLQVEMGMSIIMITHDLGVVAETCDRVAVMYAGKVVEYTTAQNLFANPRHPYTVGLMNSLPRLDEDVEELQAIKGNVPSPFNMPVGCRFAPRCPHATELCHTKLPELLEYADGSKVRCWMYTSEWDGDTKTATEVEV, from the coding sequence ATGCCGGAACAACAAGATATCATCCTGGACGTTCGCAATCTGCAAACGCATTTTTTCACAGAAGATGGCGTCAGTAAAGCGGTGGACGGCGTTGATTTCTCTCTAAATAGAGGAGAGACACTAGGTCTGGTAGGAGAATCGGGCTGTGGAAAAAGTATCACTTCCCTCTCGATCCTGCGTTTGATTGCCAGTCCTCCGGGAAAAATTGTAGGAGGAGAAATCCTTTTCAAAGGGCAAGATCTGACGAAAAAATCGGAAGCAGACATGCGCGCAATCCGCGGCAACGAGATTTCGATGATTTTCCAAGAGCCAATGACCTCGCTGAATCCGGTTTATTCGGTTGGGGAGCAAATTGCAGAGGTATTGCGCCTGCACCAAAACATGGGACGGAAGGAAGCATGGGACAAGGCAGTAGACATGCTGCGTCTGGTCGGTATTCCTTCCCCGGAAAAACGCGCGACTCAAGAGCCGCATGAATTGTCTGGGGGTATGCGTCAACGGGTCATGATCGCGATGGCTCTCGCCTGCCGCCCGGAAATTTTGATCGCGGATGAACCGACGACCGCTTTGGACGTTACCATTCAGGCTCAGATTCTCGAGCTGATGAAAAAGCTGCAAGTCGAAATGGGCATGAGTATTATCATGATTACCCACGATCTAGGCGTTGTTGCTGAAACATGCGATCGCGTTGCGGTCATGTACGCAGGAAAAGTGGTGGAGTACACGACTGCACAAAACCTGTTTGCGAATCCACGTCATCCCTATACAGTAGGGCTGATGAACTCCCTCCCCCGTCTGGATGAGGATGTAGAAGAGCTGCAAGCGATTAAAGGAAATGTACCAAGTCCGTTCAACATGCCAGTTGGATGCCGCTTCGCTCCACGCTGCCCGCATGCAACAGAGCTGTGCCATACGAAGCTTCCAGAGCTCTTGGAGTATGCAGACGGAAGCAAAGTACGCTGCTGGATGTATACGTCTGAGTGGGACGGCGACACCAAGACTGCTACGGAAGTGGAGGTATGA
- a CDS encoding LysR family transcriptional regulator: MEWQQFEYFQTLARIQHVTQAAEALSISQSALSRSIARFEDEIGVPLFDRQGRSIRLNKYGHLFLKRVENMMKEYHEGKQEIMDLLDPDKGEVSLGFLHTLSTSRIPDLLASFRSLYPNIHFRLGQGPSHTLMNQLQGGEFDLCLLAPMDMKSPFVWKPLWNEELFVIVPKDHKYANRTSITLEEIADESFIHLKEGYSLRITVEQLFQEAGITPPITFEGEEADTVAGLVAAGLGISLLPNLKGTDQSKITQIPVKSPKCQRTIGIAWVEGRYLSPATEKFKQFVMDHACDFE; encoded by the coding sequence ATGGAATGGCAACAGTTCGAATATTTTCAAACCCTGGCAAGAATCCAACACGTGACACAAGCGGCCGAAGCTCTCTCGATTTCCCAGTCTGCCCTCAGTCGTTCGATTGCCCGATTTGAGGATGAAATAGGCGTTCCTCTGTTTGACCGTCAAGGACGTTCGATTCGGCTCAATAAATATGGTCATCTCTTTTTAAAGCGAGTCGAAAATATGATGAAGGAATATCATGAGGGAAAACAAGAAATCATGGATTTACTTGATCCAGATAAGGGAGAGGTATCTCTTGGGTTTCTGCACACATTAAGTACCAGTCGTATCCCTGATTTACTGGCTTCTTTTCGCTCCCTCTACCCCAACATTCATTTTCGACTCGGACAAGGTCCCTCCCATACGCTTATGAATCAGTTGCAAGGAGGAGAGTTTGATCTTTGTCTACTTGCTCCTATGGATATGAAATCTCCCTTTGTATGGAAGCCGCTTTGGAATGAAGAACTTTTTGTGATTGTCCCGAAAGACCACAAATATGCAAATCGTACCTCGATTACGTTGGAAGAGATTGCGGATGAATCCTTTATCCATTTAAAAGAAGGATACTCCCTTCGGATCACTGTCGAGCAATTGTTTCAGGAAGCGGGAATTACACCTCCCATTACCTTTGAAGGAGAGGAAGCAGATACCGTTGCAGGACTGGTCGCTGCTGGACTGGGAATCTCCCTGTTGCCCAATTTAAAAGGAACGGACCAGAGTAAGATCACACAAATCCCTGTCAAAAGCCCGAAGTGCCAACGGACAATTGGAATTGCCTGGGTAGAAGGGAGATATTTATCACCTGCCACTGAAAAATTCAAACAATTTGTGATGGATCATGCCTGCGATTTTGAATAG
- a CDS encoding MFS transporter has product MGAHNRWLMISVGLGILLNPLNSSMISVAIARLQNVYSLDFTVVSWMIFSFYIASAIAQPVMGKASDLFGRKKIFLTGLVVSFVASLLAPLSPNFGWLIVFRIVQSIGTSMMVAVGIAIVRIHITEKQATALSVLSIFLSGAAAIGPFIGGVLLHYWDWSAIFLVNIPFVVASFLLAWRMIPKDGSAASVAHKMSFRKWLELIDATGIMLFAVGLVALLVGLLFAKSSGHVSWWHILVGGIGLVTLVAFVRHELKTTSPFIPLRTFAKYPAMTWVNIEFMLVNVLFYSLFFGLPSYLQMVRHVSEFHTGMLMLSLGLCSLMVSPLAGRWIDHSGPRPALLTSAMLMTFGSLWIVTLKQDSHVISVCVALAAFGISNGLNNVGMQAALFKSSPKEIIGVASGLFQTSRYLGTILSSLLIGIVMGDKFSAEGLQVLGIILTTIALSLVLMSWRRESGQRGES; this is encoded by the coding sequence ATGGGGGCTCACAACAGGTGGTTGATGATTTCCGTTGGACTAGGGATATTGTTGAACCCGTTAAATTCTTCGATGATTTCTGTTGCGATTGCAAGGCTGCAAAATGTGTACAGTCTTGATTTCACGGTTGTTTCGTGGATGATTTTCTCGTTCTACATTGCGAGTGCAATCGCTCAACCTGTCATGGGAAAGGCAAGTGATTTGTTCGGACGCAAGAAGATATTCCTTACCGGGCTTGTCGTATCTTTCGTTGCTTCCTTATTGGCTCCATTATCTCCAAACTTTGGGTGGCTCATTGTGTTCCGAATTGTGCAATCGATTGGAACAAGCATGATGGTTGCCGTTGGAATCGCCATTGTACGAATCCATATTACGGAGAAACAAGCGACTGCGCTTTCCGTACTGTCCATATTCCTGTCTGGAGCAGCTGCGATTGGACCTTTTATTGGCGGGGTATTGCTTCATTATTGGGATTGGTCAGCGATCTTTCTCGTTAATATTCCGTTCGTGGTGGCGAGCTTCCTGTTAGCCTGGAGGATGATTCCAAAGGATGGATCGGCAGCATCTGTTGCACATAAGATGTCCTTTCGAAAATGGTTGGAATTGATTGATGCAACAGGGATCATGCTCTTCGCGGTCGGTCTGGTTGCACTGCTCGTTGGATTGCTTTTCGCAAAATCATCGGGGCATGTCTCATGGTGGCATATCCTGGTTGGAGGGATCGGCCTCGTTACACTGGTAGCTTTCGTACGACATGAGTTAAAAACGACTTCTCCGTTTATTCCGCTGCGGACATTCGCGAAGTATCCTGCGATGACGTGGGTCAATATCGAATTCATGCTCGTTAACGTCCTTTTTTATTCGCTTTTTTTCGGCCTTCCATCCTACCTGCAAATGGTTCGTCATGTCAGCGAGTTCCATACAGGAATGCTCATGCTCAGCTTAGGTTTATGCTCCCTCATGGTATCTCCACTAGCAGGACGATGGATTGATCACTCAGGACCTCGGCCGGCATTGCTCACATCCGCCATGCTGATGACATTTGGGTCATTGTGGATCGTGACGTTAAAGCAAGATTCACATGTGATCAGTGTGTGTGTGGCGTTAGCGGCATTCGGCATTAGCAACGGGTTAAACAATGTCGGCATGCAAGCAGCCTTGTTCAAAAGCTCTCCAAAAGAAATCATAGGCGTAGCATCCGGATTATTTCAAACATCCAGATACCTGGGAACCATTCTCTCCTCATTATTGATCGGCATTGTAATGGGAGATAAGTTCAGCGCCGAGGGTTTGCAAGTGCTGGGCATTATCCTCACGACAATCGCGCTGTCTTTGGTACTCATGAGTTGGCGACGGGAATCAGGGCAGCGGGGAGAGTCGTAG
- the nikB gene encoding nickel ABC transporter permease, translating into MFVYITRRLLQMIPVLLGVILVVFLIMQMVPGDPAVLLAGEGASAETIAKMRTQLGLDQPIMVQYAQYVVNVFQGDLGTSLRSNLPVWDEIMARLPATIELAVASIFVTVVLGMIAGIISATKQYSAADITIMVIALLGVSLPSFWLGLSLIYTFSVKLQLFPVAGWGTWKHMVLPAITLGTAGAAIVARMTRSSMLDVVRQDYIRTAKAKGLRETVIIYKHALKNALIPIITVVGLQFGFLLGGTVLVESVFAINGLGRLIVDAIRMRDLPVVQGGVLIASIIFVFVNLLVDVLYRYFNKRIDLN; encoded by the coding sequence ATGTTTGTTTACATTACCCGTCGCCTGCTGCAGATGATTCCCGTCCTGCTCGGTGTTATTCTTGTCGTCTTTTTGATCATGCAAATGGTTCCTGGCGACCCGGCTGTATTGCTTGCTGGTGAAGGCGCTTCTGCAGAAACGATTGCGAAAATGCGCACTCAGCTCGGCTTGGATCAGCCGATTATGGTTCAGTACGCGCAGTATGTTGTCAATGTGTTCCAAGGCGATCTAGGGACATCACTTCGCTCCAATCTCCCCGTGTGGGATGAGATTATGGCACGCTTGCCTGCTACCATCGAGCTCGCCGTTGCCAGTATTTTTGTAACGGTTGTCCTCGGGATGATCGCAGGGATTATTTCTGCTACCAAGCAATACTCTGCTGCAGATATTACGATCATGGTCATTGCCTTGCTCGGTGTATCCTTGCCAAGCTTTTGGCTCGGCTTGAGCTTGATCTACACGTTCTCCGTCAAGTTGCAACTCTTCCCGGTCGCAGGCTGGGGCACCTGGAAGCACATGGTTTTGCCAGCGATCACACTCGGTACTGCCGGGGCTGCCATCGTTGCTCGTATGACTCGCTCCAGTATGCTCGACGTCGTACGTCAAGACTACATCCGCACAGCGAAAGCAAAGGGCTTGCGTGAAACAGTCATCATTTACAAGCATGCTTTGAAAAACGCGCTGATCCCGATTATTACTGTCGTGGGCTTGCAGTTCGGTTTCCTTTTGGGTGGTACAGTTCTAGTAGAATCTGTATTTGCCATCAACGGCTTGGGCCGTCTGATCGTCGATGCGATCCGCATGCGTGATTTGCCTGTCGTACAAGGCGGCGTACTGATCGCTTCCATTATCTTCGTGTTCGTGAACCTGCTCGTCGATGTATTGTATCGCTACTTTAATAAACGAATTGATCTGAACTAA
- a CDS encoding amidohydrolase family protein, with protein MSTAYWITNVRLESGYRKENDKVVATDTEVAHLLIEDGRIAQIVSGAAPQTELPTKNASGLLALPSFRDMHIHIDKTYYGGPWKAVTPVKNILGRLEEESQLMPKLLPTAQERAEKMLELLLSAGSTHIRSHCNIDPYIGLKNLEATMAALETFSGRLQCEVVAFPQQGLLRSNQVENIRQALKMGATYVGGVDPATVDQNIEKSLATIFELAVEANAPIDVHLHDPDHLGVFTFKRLAKMTEEAGWQGRVTISHANSLADISLEEAGEVAEMLAGLGISITSTVPVNRGTIPIPLLHEKGVSVSLGDDSITDHWSPFGQGDSLEKAGRLAERFRMQDERSLSQALGFITGGKTPLDKEGNRQWPNVGDEADIVFVHASSAAEAVARRAKRQAVMFRGNVVSGAL; from the coding sequence ATGTCTACAGCCTATTGGATAACCAACGTCCGCTTGGAGAGCGGATACCGCAAAGAAAATGACAAGGTGGTTGCTACAGATACTGAAGTGGCGCATCTATTAATCGAAGACGGACGAATTGCGCAGATCGTGAGTGGAGCCGCTCCACAAACCGAGCTGCCAACGAAGAATGCCAGCGGTCTGTTGGCACTGCCGTCATTTAGGGATATGCACATCCACATCGATAAAACGTATTATGGCGGCCCTTGGAAAGCCGTGACGCCAGTAAAAAACATCTTGGGTCGACTGGAAGAAGAGAGCCAGCTCATGCCGAAGCTGCTGCCAACAGCACAAGAGCGCGCAGAAAAAATGCTGGAATTGCTGCTGTCCGCAGGCTCCACCCATATTCGCTCCCATTGTAATATCGATCCGTACATCGGACTCAAAAACCTGGAAGCGACGATGGCAGCACTGGAAACCTTCAGCGGCAGATTGCAGTGCGAGGTCGTTGCCTTCCCGCAGCAAGGTCTTCTGCGAAGTAACCAGGTGGAGAACATCCGCCAAGCCTTGAAGATGGGGGCGACCTACGTTGGCGGTGTAGACCCGGCGACCGTGGATCAAAACATCGAGAAATCGCTCGCTACCATTTTTGAGCTGGCAGTGGAAGCGAATGCACCCATCGACGTTCATTTGCATGATCCGGATCATCTCGGGGTGTTTACATTCAAGCGTCTTGCTAAAATGACCGAAGAAGCAGGGTGGCAAGGTCGCGTTACCATCAGCCATGCCAATTCCCTTGCTGACATCAGTCTGGAAGAAGCAGGGGAAGTAGCAGAAATGCTCGCTGGCTTGGGCATTTCGATCACTTCCACTGTACCCGTGAACAGAGGGACGATTCCGATTCCATTGCTGCATGAAAAAGGCGTGTCTGTTTCTCTCGGAGACGACAGTATTACCGATCACTGGTCGCCATTTGGACAAGGAGACAGCTTGGAAAAAGCGGGCCGATTGGCTGAGCGCTTCCGCATGCAGGACGAACGTTCCCTGTCCCAAGCACTGGGCTTCATTACAGGTGGGAAAACGCCGCTGGATAAAGAGGGCAACCGCCAATGGCCGAATGTTGGCGACGAAGCGGATATTGTATTCGTTCATGCATCCTCGGCAGCAGAAGCAGTTGCACGCCGCGCGAAGCGCCAAGCTGTAATGTTCCGCGGGAATGTCGTTTCTGGGGCTTTGTAA